Proteins encoded in a region of the Mycolicibacterium neoaurum genome:
- a CDS encoding ATP-binding protein, with translation MTEQGASASFAKVGVPADPQLAAQVREEFAAWLRDHFQLDPEKSSDVLLAVYEALANAAEFAYVGAPEPGRMHMHAAFDSGDGSLQVTITDEGVWRTKDETMVDSARGRGLPLIHALSDRAEIDTTPTGTSVRLEWDHITPNHSSELR, from the coding sequence AGCAAGGCGCCTCCGCTAGCTTCGCCAAGGTCGGCGTCCCCGCCGATCCGCAACTCGCCGCCCAGGTGCGGGAGGAGTTCGCGGCGTGGTTACGGGATCATTTTCAGCTGGATCCGGAGAAGTCGAGCGACGTGCTCCTGGCGGTCTATGAAGCGTTGGCCAATGCCGCCGAGTTCGCCTATGTCGGCGCACCGGAGCCAGGTCGCATGCACATGCACGCCGCCTTCGATTCCGGCGACGGCAGTCTGCAGGTCACGATCACCGATGAGGGTGTGTGGCGGACGAAAGACGAGACCATGGTCGATTCCGCGCGCGGGCGGGGGCTACCGCTGATCCACGCGCTCAGCGACCGAGCCGAAATCGACACCACTCCGACCGGCACCAGCGTCCGGTTGGAGTGGGATCACATCACCCCCAACCACAGCTCAGAACTGCGGTAG
- a CDS encoding sensor histidine kinase, which produces MKLTVQGWQNLVLAVIGTAVLACAVATTILVSQADKVSNRLRDGVQPARVAAYQLQAALRDQETAVRGYLITADRRFLDPYNDGRTAEAAAVEEIRDTIGEYPDLLDDLDNIEAAAQTWRVEYADPLLASAAPTRATEEAGIEEGKALFDRLRSLFAVQNDHLSEAREAGLAHLEQIRQWRDATLVAMILAFVTTAVLLAVVMRAAVNRPLSQLAAACRRITEGNFAERIIPSGPRDIRAMATDVENMRQRIVDELEISRAARSALDEQADELRRSNAELEQFAYVASHDLQEPLRKVASFCQLLEKRYGDKLDERGTEYIAFAVDGAKRMQILINDLLTFSRVGRLNATITEVALDATVDAAMHNLSSTIEESGAAIVRPNEPLPTIDGDPTLLTMVWQNLIGNAVKFHRDGVTPRVLIECHEGTGENAENWVFTVSDNGIGISAEFIEKVFVIFQRLHGRDAYAGTGIGLALCKKIIEHHGGTIGIDTDYTDGTRFVFTLPKTPVTEPNLAPGRAPDAQLEGTNR; this is translated from the coding sequence ATGAAGCTGACGGTTCAGGGTTGGCAGAACCTGGTGCTCGCGGTCATCGGTACCGCCGTGCTGGCCTGCGCGGTGGCTACGACGATCCTGGTGAGCCAGGCCGACAAGGTGTCCAACCGGCTTCGCGACGGCGTCCAGCCCGCCCGCGTCGCGGCCTACCAACTCCAGGCCGCACTGCGCGACCAGGAGACCGCCGTCCGGGGCTACCTGATCACCGCCGACCGCCGCTTCCTGGACCCCTACAACGACGGCCGTACCGCCGAGGCCGCCGCCGTGGAGGAGATCCGGGACACCATCGGCGAGTATCCGGACCTGCTCGACGACCTCGACAACATCGAGGCCGCCGCGCAGACTTGGCGTGTCGAATACGCCGATCCCCTACTGGCCAGTGCGGCGCCGACCCGGGCCACCGAAGAGGCCGGGATCGAGGAGGGCAAGGCCCTCTTCGATCGGCTGCGCTCGTTGTTCGCCGTTCAGAACGATCATCTGAGCGAAGCCAGGGAGGCCGGCCTTGCCCACCTGGAGCAGATCCGCCAGTGGCGCGACGCCACCCTGGTGGCCATGATCCTGGCGTTCGTCACCACCGCGGTGCTGCTGGCGGTGGTCATGCGCGCGGCGGTGAACCGACCGTTGTCGCAACTGGCCGCGGCGTGCCGACGGATCACCGAGGGCAACTTCGCTGAACGCATCATCCCGAGTGGGCCCAGGGATATCCGTGCGATGGCCACCGACGTCGAGAACATGCGCCAGCGCATCGTCGACGAGCTGGAGATTTCCCGTGCCGCCCGCAGCGCCCTTGACGAACAGGCCGACGAATTGCGGCGTTCCAACGCCGAGCTGGAGCAGTTCGCCTACGTCGCATCCCACGACCTTCAGGAACCGCTACGCAAGGTGGCCTCTTTCTGCCAACTGCTGGAGAAGCGCTACGGCGACAAACTCGACGAACGGGGAACCGAATACATCGCTTTCGCCGTAGACGGTGCGAAACGGATGCAGATCCTCATCAACGATCTGCTGACCTTCTCTCGGGTCGGCCGGCTCAACGCCACCATCACCGAGGTCGCGTTGGATGCCACCGTGGACGCCGCGATGCACAACCTCAGCAGCACCATCGAGGAGTCCGGCGCCGCGATCGTCCGCCCGAACGAACCGCTGCCCACCATCGACGGCGACCCGACGCTGCTGACCATGGTGTGGCAGAACCTCATCGGCAACGCCGTGAAATTCCATCGCGACGGGGTCACGCCCCGGGTACTGATCGAGTGCCACGAAGGTACCGGTGAGAATGCCGAGAATTGGGTTTTCACCGTGTCGGACAACGGTATCGGGATCAGCGCCGAGTTCATCGAGAAGGTGTTCGTCATCTTCCAGCGCCTGCACGGCCGCGACGCGTATGCGGGCACCGGCATCGGTTTGGCGTTGTGCAAGAAAATCATCGAGCATCACGGCGGCACCATCGGCATCGATACCGACTACACCGACGGCACCCGCTTCGTCTTCACCCTGCCCAAGACTCCGGTCACCGAACCCAATCTGGCGCCCGGCAGGGCGCCAGATGCCCAGTTGGAAGGAACCAACCGATGA
- a CDS encoding response regulator, protein MKLPEGRAIDILLVEDDPGDELITREAFEHNKIKNNLHVAHDGQEGLDFLYRRGEYADAPRPDLILLDLNLPKYDGRQLLEQIKNDESLCHIPIVVLTTSSAEEDILRSYKLHANAYVTKPVDLDQFMSAVRQIDEFFVQVVRLPQF, encoded by the coding sequence ATGAAGCTACCCGAGGGGCGCGCAATCGACATCCTGTTGGTGGAGGACGACCCGGGTGACGAACTGATCACACGGGAAGCGTTCGAGCACAACAAGATCAAGAACAATCTGCACGTAGCGCACGACGGTCAGGAGGGGCTGGACTTCCTCTACCGACGCGGCGAGTACGCCGATGCGCCGCGGCCGGATCTGATCCTGCTCGACCTCAACCTGCCCAAGTACGACGGTCGGCAGCTGCTGGAGCAGATCAAGAACGACGAGAGTCTGTGCCACATCCCGATCGTGGTTCTCACGACGTCCTCGGCCGAGGAGGACATCCTGCGCAGCTACAAGCTGCACGCCAACGCCTACGTGACCAAACCGGTGGACCTGGACCAGTTCATGAGCGCGGTGCGGCAGATCGACGAGTTCTTCGTCCAGGTGGTGCGGCTACCGCAGTTCTGA